A genomic segment from Triticum dicoccoides isolate Atlit2015 ecotype Zavitan chromosome 1A, WEW_v2.0, whole genome shotgun sequence encodes:
- the LOC119270713 gene encoding uncharacterized protein LOC119270713: protein MAGGSLETAWELAQLFVLRPVLAVTFVLSFILLSWYVAWRTVLVHVPLVQEIAGLRRKKPVKPKPPNRGRIARFYESQAQRNSKSEGTS from the exons ATGGCCGGTGGCAGCCTGGAGACGGCGTGGGAGCTCGCCCAACTTTTCGTCCTCCGCCCCGTCCTGGCCGTCACCTTCGTGCTATCATTCATCCTCCTGA GCTGGTATGTGGCGTGGAGGACGGTGCTGGTGCACGTCCCGCTCGTGCAGGAGATCGCCGGGCTGCGCCGGAAGAAGCCCGTCAAGCCCAAGCCCCCCAACCGCGGGCGCATCGCCAGGTTCTACGAGTCGCAAGCCCAGAG GAACAGTAAATCAGAAGGGACCTCTTAA